The Manduca sexta isolate Smith_Timp_Sample1 unplaced genomic scaffold, JHU_Msex_v1.0 HiC_scaffold_2869, whole genome shotgun sequence DNA segment taaaattagaattacatGCATATGCAAATAAGGAATTTAATTTACGATATCTGGAAAACGAGTGGATGGTagtcttttaatataaatattgtagagGAAGTAaagatgactgcctcggtggcgtagttgtattgcatggccggtacaatagcgctctgaggtcctgggttcgaatcccgggtcgggcaaagtgatatttgggtttttctactcagtatcagccgggagtctggaatttgtgcccgatatggcgataggctcgccccctatcacatcatgggacggaacatacttggcgaaaagtgggtgccctagttgcgcctctgcatacaccttcggggataaatgcgtgatgttatgtatgttatgtcaGTAAAGATGTCACAATCGGTTCGTAAAGTGACACGCTCTATagctttatataaattgataaaaaagtttatttattgtctaaaatcaaataaaattttatcaacaaaaaatgtatatccCTTTTTTGGCGTTTCGTCCGACCTTACCATTCTCTGTACGCATGAAGTACGGACGCAGTACACGATGCGTGGAATCTCAATGCACGTGTCGCGTCACGCGTTTCATAGATAGGTTTACcactttattttcattcatataaATGAACTTTTTTTTGGTCGACTTGAAGAAAGTTATGATCGGTCTATTACAATAGTGCGAAATAAAAGAGGCGTAACGCGTAAGGGTGTAACTGGGTTCAGGCCGGTATAAAAAACGGGATTTCCATGTTATTAACTGTAAAAGATCTTtactataattgtaaataaaacggCGTGAGACGGAACGtatttagcgaaaagtgggtgccctggttacacctctgcccaTCCCGTCGGTGATAAAGgcatgatttatatttaaaaaaaaaaggcatattcataatatatattcgtTCATTGTATTTGGCTTATTAAGCATTTACCACTTCGACTCTGTGGTCTATTTGAATCAATCTATGTGGTGATTGATTGGTAACCATGCTTACACACCAAGATCtcactaaaataaataggtactcTGCGTTAAACTTTATACTTAGGTACTTAGTCGTAGAATACAGCAATCTGTCCATCATGTCCTCTACTACGATATTACGAGAGTTGTTACTTTTTActacagaataaaaatatggtCTTGCGCAATTCTTTCATCCTGTTTTTCCCCGTCACACTTATGATATCAAGTTCATAGATCAGTTTATGCTAGATACgtattacatatacataatacatattgtacaatattaacaATGCATTCGAAGTGGTTTCAAAATACTTGAGTCACATGCGCATTCGATAAGATCCTTTCTTACAACgcgattatatttaaaacatatggaaagataaaattttaaatttcaaagtgTGATCCGATCCGTTTGATGttgagttatatttataatatacgatAATTCTTTTGGTAACATTGACGATAGTCTGCTATATGCTCGTTTTTTATTACACAGGATCGACATGTGGGCTTTAAATGCAGTGTGATGTGAAGATGGGTAGAACTACTAAAATCTTAAGAAAACAATGAGTGCACCGAGTGGATGCGTTACTTGTAGTGATGGGTCGCAACAGTTTGACGTCAAGCATGACCCTGATTGCTCAGAGGGAGAGGATGCCCAGATACGGATGGCGCCTCACGTGCAGGCGTATCTGGCACGCAACAACCCCACCACAAACTGCTGTGGGCTTACCATCCCGATTGCATTTGAAAGAGCGGCTCCGGGCACATGGTGGAACCCCAGATTTGACTCGGACATCCTCGAAGGCCAATACAGAAGTAGTTCCTTTAGACAGATAAGATTAAGATTTAGGTAAGTTTACCTATTCTGTTTTGGCTTTTAAAGGTTCTAATGCGTATTCCTGCATGTGTGTTATTGTTTCCAAAACACAACACATAACAGATTGCTTGATGacactttatttaaaatctctATAGTGTATTGATGtcttaaatgttttctttcagaTTTGcacttttatacattttgatattttctatATCATGGTTTGTCTACTTTGTCGTCCTTGGTTTGAACGGCGTAACAGTAAAGTGGCCATTTTTGTGTTCTCTTTTTGCTGGGGTCCTTTTGATAACAAGTGTCATGCTGTTTGTTACATTtacgaatatttataaagtgtaCACGTTCAGGCTCTCCTGGTCATGGCACTCGCCCTCTGTACTCTGAGCCTGTCCCTGGTGACGCTCACAACGCAGCTGGGGACGAGCTTCGCGACGGCTGCGGACATCAGCCAGTCGGGACACTTCACCATGTGCATTGAAATCCTATTGATTATTTATACACTCACACCGCTGCCGCTGTTTGCCTGTGTTATCATTGGACTTTTGTATTCAATAGTGTTTGAAGTGTTGAATATTGTTTTGCATCTGTCAGAACAAGAATGGCAATGCCCCGGAATGTTTGTGAGAATTTTACTGCAGCTTTGTGTGCACATAATCGGTGTACATATATACCTTATGACATTTGTGAGAATGCGTGGCACGTTTATGAAAGTAGGTCAAAGTTTATTAGTAAGACGCCAGCTAGAAATGGAGAAGCAATTAAAAGAAAAGATGATTCATTCAGTGATGCCACCGAAACTGGCCACTTGGTTAATGGAGGAGCAAGTACTTGAATCTGACACAAGCTTGAAACCACACAACCCGCTCAACCCCAGGATCTCAAACCCTGGAGCTTCGGACATCAAGTCGTTGTTTAGGCCGTTCAATATGAGCTGCATGGATAACGTGAGCATATTATTCGCTGACATCGTCGGTTTTACGAGGATGTCCAGTAACAAAGGTGCTGAAGAGTTAGTGAATATATTAAACGACCTTTTTGAAAAGTTTGATGAGTTATGTCAGAATCATGGGTGTGAGAAAATATCTACCTTAGGAGACTGTTATTACTGTGTATCAGGTTGTCCGGAACCAAGGCCGGATCACGCGACGTGTTGCGTTGAAATGGGATTAGGTGAGTCATTAAATCAGCGATTTAGATTACGTACTTCGAAATTATGACAGCACGTTAATGAGTCGTAAAATATTACAGGTATGATAGACGCCATACAGGACTTCGACAGAGAGCGAGGTGAAGGAATCAATATGAGGGTCGGAGTTCACACAGGCACGGTGCTGTGTGGTATAGTTGGCACGCGTAGGTTTAAATTTGACGTATGGAGCAATGATGTAACTTTCGCGAATAAAATGGAATCTACAGGGAAACCGGGCCGTGTCCATATTTCAGAAGAGACTAGTAGATTCCTCGGGGGTTCATATATATTAGAAGAGGGGAAGAAGTTTTTGGTGAGTTGTATTGCGAGTTACTATGAAGTATATATGGAAAGCAACGTATGCCgtatgttaaaatgtttatgtttacgCAGGCCACAAAACGTACTTTATCGAGGGTCGGCAGTTGTATTCCCCGTACGAACGGGAGCCGTGTTTCACTCCTTCCAATCCTGTTAACTTACGCCTTATCATATCACCCGCGGCGTCTCCTCAGTCCGTCCTCTCTTTCCACCACACTCCCATTATTGTCACACCGAAAGACGACAAACTGGGCACACAGAAACCTGAATCCAATAATTTCCTTTCCCCTAGTTCATTCAATTTCCGAACCAAAGCAAGTTCATTACCAAGTATCTTAGACTCTGACACGGAATTGGACGAGAAGAGAGACAAGGCTTACACTGAAGGGACTGACAGTTCGTCGAAAAGTCCGACTTCTGTGggtaagttttgttttatttgtaattactgTCTACTTTTCAGATCGTATAATTTTAAGAGAAGAGGTGCAAAATTGCTTCATGCAAGCAAAACTAGCTtctgaaaatgtatataatcacaaattttaatatgctttcttattatgataaatatattccccagataaaaaatagtctatagcactcaggggtAATGTAACTTTACTAttaatgaagaaaatattaaaatcggtttaggtttaggctagttcccgccctgtggaatgggggcgtttgaagaattccaccacggtatcccctgcctgtcgtaagaggcgactaataggggccacgaagggggtcgtcggcgggcagcaggggctgtccgccctagtgcatttttgtgcattcttgcacatttttcggttgacccacgggatggacggcagtgtgtagttggcctcatgctgccgtagacgccgagggcgtccttcggtgcgtgggggcttctgagcacccccccccccccccataggagacgggccgcaaggcggcaccgcgcaggggcggctggggacgaatacttagacacttccgtcagaggaagcccgcagccgtccctaatgcgccgaagagggccaccgcggagttttagctggtaggccgtgcataggttagttgtactcgggttagggactcggcccggcggtcgcccgaaggtcgtcatcaaatccgggcggctcaacgccgggccgtaaggcacggttaccccagcataaccgctcagtcgccccccacgaaggctgggcggtagtaataagggactttctccgcgaaaacaaaaaaaaaaaggtttaggctagttcctgagataagcgcgtttaaacaaacgaactctttagctttatatataagtataaataaagaatagttCCCGGAGAATGTAATCCTCTCCTTCTTTTTGGCCTTGGCTCTCCAAGTATGGCTTTTAGGATGACGGCACTGACTTGCGGATAAGGACATTCCTAAGGACTAGTGGCGTGTTTAAATACTAATCTTCATTCATTCAGTAAAAGCCCTACACGATTGTTTCTTTGCTTAGGAATACAATTACACATGAACAGTAGCGGCGAAATCTTGGCCAATGTATTTGAGTCGCATGAAACTGATAAGATACCTGACGCGTCTCATTATTTGATGTGATGCCTGCTTGCACTGACCGAGCCCCGAATAGTTAACACCTGTgtgaaaaacatatttcattttgGACACTGATAACGTGACGTTTTGTTGTTAGAAATTGTATcgtattatgtagttatagggGTCGAAATGTAAATTGGATGGAGAATGCTACtcaataaaattgtgtatttaataaaagagcGGACGTTAGAAGGTATATAACcctctaattttattttcatataatagtaACAGCAATGACctgattataaaaaaacgaatatcaAAAGTATTGCCAAAATAATTCGTATAAATACCAAAGCAGAGTATAATGCACGCAATAATGTCATATATATGGCTTTCCGCCAAATAATTCGATAAAAAGGAGATTTGAGaaagttttgaaaatttttcCTTTTCATTTACCGCTCGCTCACGTGCAGCGGCGCGGGTAAAGAGCAAAACAAATTTACGGGAACGTATGACACCTTTCATACGTTTTCACGCAACTGGTTTTCCTGCTACCCGTGTCGCTGCTCGCGTCACCGCTCTGCAACGATCGGTGAGTAAACGAATAATTGTCATTGTCGTACAATATTCAACATTATTTGAACATTAAATTTAGCAGCTCAATGCGCGTTTCTAACAATGCAACATGGTTTCATTTGCcagtacataatttatatttaacttttattgaaattcttTTACTATGGATGATGTCAGGAACTTTAGATGTATGAAGCGATTTATTTAGACTTGAAATAAATAGGAAACTTAAAACGAAAACACACTACGCGTTTTATGTGGGTAATTTTATCGCTATTGCGCGCGTGTGGATCTATTTGAACTCTGCGTGTGTTGAacacagttttatttcattttgtttcgcaaaaaaataaataattttgtctaATTTAAATCTATGCTTGTTTTAAAacgtaatgtaaacaaaaaattatatcttgcACAAAccatttttggaatattttagtCATGTGAATGTCGATATGTTTAaccgtttgttttttttatctttagtaatttaaatatctctTTCATGTTTTGGAAAATACAATGTTGACCTGTTACTATTCGTTGTGGCATTTTATTTGCACCACACCGATAATTGCTACCTATATACGGTATACGATATACTATTTACAAACTTGCAGGTACTAAAATGAAATgacttaaaataacttaaaaaggAATGACTGAATCGATGCGTCGAACCTGCGGTTCCATTATTAATGAATTACACAAAATAGACCGTTTTAAATAACTCGTAATATATATTTGGGCACACTTAGTACTTTCCGTTTGAGTGTTTAAAATTACAGTTACAATCATCGCACCTTTCCCCCCTAAGGCAAATACACGGGATGACATTTGCCGCAGCCCTAGACACATagtccaggggccttattctctatcccgcacgttattttaacagtgcgtaacaagtacgtaacacaacgcatcatgtttaggactatagaaatttggcttacagaataccattccacgcacatttctcgaagttaacatgacacggccgcgttacgcgtttacactatcatacagaataagggcccagtgtGTATATCTGTCATATTTGTAACTAAACATTGAGCCCTTTaggccttctcccctccgcaCATTCTAAtaggttccttttccttcccccacaACTTGCTTCCCCAAATATACGCTCCCAAGTTGcctccaggcccctgcagtcgcgaagtcgggggattccagtatcacATTTACAGGTTTCCCCTGTTGTTGACTGCGGACCGATACACATAACCATCGCACCTCATTtacctaaatataaacaataaaaacgtaTTGAGGTACTAGTTTCAAATTCTTATCAGATTTACGTGACTGAACTTCTTTTAATTACGTCTAGTCTAGGCAACACTGTGAATgtgtgtattaaattaattaattaatgacttGTTGTAACGTCGACACGATAAACTTGCTATTTTTAGTGTGTTCACCTATTTTATCTGCGACGCTGAAATATGGCTCGGAGATTTCGTCACGTAACCGATGCTTACTAATACTTTTACTTAAATGTATAAGAAATAGTCGACAAACGATAACATGATCACGATTTTGTACAATTATCACTTACATTAGTCAAATACTTGTTAAAGTTAGCGCGCGGATGCTAACAGAGTTGTGTTTGCCGTTTGAATGTAGTTTGCGAATTTTATCAACAGTTAGGGGGTCGACCGGCTTAGATCtagcattaataattatttaatattcgaaGAGTCATTCTTGTTTGTTTTAGTAAAGAACGAGGCCGTCATTAGCACAAcgccaaaataaatgaaatgttcaaaattgtgtttattccaagttaaaatacatatattataaagtcaatattataagtatgatTTCAATTATCTGTTTGGAATCTAATAGTTTATTGAATCATTTAACGTGGCTACtctaattgaatttattaaacgaAATTCGAATATATATGAAAGTACAAGGCATTGGAACAGAAAGTCTCCAAAATACTGCAAGCCactttattatatgaaatatctattttatattaaaattaatactgtgAATGATTCGAtcatattcttattattatatgtaggtaCACGAAAGCCGTTAATTCGCTTCGAATTTCGGCGAAAATAACCTAATAAAATCAAGGATTCACATAGAGATATAGAAGAACgctatctattttttttaaacaattgaattGAAGGGATGATCATGTTCTCCTGGAGGTAAACACCATGTATGCGTATATGTTGAACTGACATCCAGATATTACTGACATCTTAAATTAAACCTTGGTACTTATGAATTactctataattaataataaaacgcaaCAGCGCTTCCTTAAACgggaaaaaaaaagttaaacggGAATATGAACGCACACAATTtgaaaaaacaaacagaaaccCTAAAGCTATGTGGGATCTAATAAAAAAGGtaggaaattttaataaaacttcttcCAATGCACATGATCTTCTCACCAACGCCAATGATCCTATATGTTctgtaaattatgtaaatcattaTTTCGCCAACATTGGTAAAAACCTAGCATCTAAAATTACTGAGCCagtccaaaatatttattcaaactatttTCAGAAAACACCCCCAAAATTCAATGTGTTTGATGAGTACAAGTGCTAATGAAGTAGAACAACTAATTCTTAGTCTTAAAAATACAACTGCAACTGGCTGGGACGGAATACCTACCTCCATAATAAAAGCAATCAGTCAAACAATTACTCCTGTacttgttcatatttttaatctatgccTTTCTTCTGGAGTTTTCccgaaagtatttaaaaaagcaCTCGTACACCCTATTCATAAGAGCGGGCAAAAAAACAACGTTGATAATTATAGGCCTATTTCGGTATTGACAACACTATCAAAAATTCTTGAAAAGTTACTCAATAATAGATTAttagattacataaataaatataacattatttctgaTAACCAATTTGGCTTTAAACAGGGTAAATCTACTGAAGATGCAGTATTAAATTTGACTAAAAGCGTTGTAAAAGACTTAgatatgaaagaaaaacaaTTGGTATATTTCTGGACCTATCAAAGGCATTCGATACCGTTTCTATCGACATACTTATAACAAAGCTGGAACGCATAGGTGTTAGGGGTATTGctctagatatttttaaaagttacctTAGTGATCGGTCTCAATATGTTAAAATTGGAGATAAAATTAGCCAAGATGAATCCATTAATTTTGGAGTCCCCAAGGTAGCGTCCTTGGACCTACCTTGTTTACTATCTACATAAATGAACTCTGTCAATTATCGTAAccaaattgcaaaattataatgtatgctGATGACACAGTTCTACTCATACATGGTAAAACTGGTCTCTAGCTAGGCTGCGTGCTGAACAATCACTATCTGTTGTTATGAACTGGTTAGCGTATAATCTGCTGACCCTCAATgtcaataaaaccaaatatatgTGCTTTGCATTAAAATCCTCTTCTCTCCCTCCCTCATCTTTCACACTTATTGCACATGCCTCATGTAATACAATGAAAAACTGCACTTGCCCAGCAATTACTGCaacaacgaaaataaaatatcttggaATAATAATTGACAATCGCTTAATTTGGAAtgaacatataaatttaataaaagtaggATTCGTAaacttatatacatttttaaaaatctcagACCTGTAGTTGatcaaaaactttaaaaataatctactgCTCGCTAGCGCAGTCTGTCATAACCTACTGCATCACTGCTTGGGAGGTTGTGGTGTATCCAAAATGCTAACCCTTGAAAGAGCTCAAAGGGCAGTGTTGAAGGTCATGTTTTATAAACCAATCTTATACTCAACTACTGAAATATATACTCTTGCAAAAGTACTTTCTGTAAGACAACTTTTTATCCTTCAAATTATTCTTCGTCAACATTCGGAGCTTCATTTTACTCCCAGTATCAAAAACGAAGAAGAGATTTAGTATGTCAATCAGACACCTGTAGAACTGCTGCAtccagtcaacatttttattttattggaccccgaTTATATAACAAAGCAAACAAGTTTCTTAACTTATATTCCCTTACTTTACGTGAATGTAAATCTGTAACAACAAAATGGCTGTTAACCCTTTCATATGAGGATACAgaatcattcataaaaataggaaaataataGGACACAtaaacatgcatacatacacacacacacacgcacacacagacaaactcacacacacacacacacacactaacacacacacaaccacacacacacacacattttttgtttgttttgatttaagtaCCTTTTGAAAGTTTTCTTTACATTGTGGAATACAACTATCGACTTTACGGAGGTGGGCGTTAATATCTGCGACACAGTTACCCaactaatgcagatattttcgaacattgtattttaaaaaaactgtattatttattccaaataaagatttcttatttcttatttcttattgCCGTATCGCGTACAGACCTGTTACCCCTCAGTCGTTGCCAAAAAAGAggaatctttaaaataatttcacaatcaTCACATGTTTATTGTGAAAGTTCGGAATTATACCAGTcattcgaaataatattttcggcGTGGAACACATCAATCCATGAACAAACAAGTCCAATCCCTCGTTGGTTTATGCTGATACGATTAGCATACCGCAAATCAGTAAGAAATATGTTAAACAAACTCCAGTACTGTTAATACAAACAACAAAGTTAATTTGTGTCCAGAATGACGGCTATCTTGCAAACTATTATCGGATGTTGTTCGCTTGATAACGGATCAAATCTCAGCTTCTGGAATTATCAACtagtttgtttatataatgttaatttattgaaattccGGTTCACACATCTTATTTCTCAGTAACACATTAATTGTTGTTTTGAGGAGAAAAATATATGAGCGAATACTGTTATGAAatgatgtattatattatattttcatataatattatcgaCAAACAAAATGTAAGTAGCTATTTTGGTTTCCAGGAAGTTACGGCAAGTATACGAACAAGTTGAAAAACTGGAAGGTGCCAAGGTTTTTGAGAAAGCATTCTGACACACCATTGCACGAGATAAAGAAGCAAGATCTGAGCGAAAAGTCAATACAGTTCCTAGAGCGTGGCGATGATCCCGCCGGCTTGCAGTCCAGTAATGGTTACCAGCAAGTGCCCATAGTGATAGAATCTCAGGACAATAAGAGGCCGCTACAGAGTAACAGCAAGCTGCACATGCCGCCGGGGGACCATTCCGCCTCCTTCGACAGAGAAATTATCGACATAAGGTCATATTTGAGTCAGTCGAGATGCAACATGTCTCCGTTCGCGAGAAGCAGTAGTTACCGATCGCAATATGGCCGACAGAACGTTATCGAGGTGAATCACGTTTATCAATATTAAAGTTCAAGTAGATAATTGTTCTTTATTACATgatcatatacatatattataatgatgagTGTTTACTTAACAAAATACTTTAGTGACCGACGTCGTCCTTGACACTGAGACTCGTTATACACATTAGTGATTGCGCAACGACGCCTTAACGGGCCATCTCATGTTCACAATACTGAATACTCATTAAACAAATCTGTAAGGGCGCAtagttttctataattataCGTTTTAATTAGCGTTTGTTACATATATGTACGAGGCCGGGCGTCTAGTCCTGCGGTGCAAAGGTTGAGATGTGATTTGAATGTGGAATGTGTATTGTGTGAGCAGACGCCGGTGAGTCGCGCGCGCAGCTCGACGCTGACGACGCAGGCCGAGGCGCTGCGCCCGAGTGCCAAGGACCGCACGCTCAAGCTGCCGCTGCTGCCGTCCCCGCAGCCGGTGCGTCCGCACGATGACGTCATCAGCCTCTGCCCCTCCGTCAACAGCAGGAAGGACTCCGGCATCAGGAGCACCAGCCGCCGCTCCAGCATACAGCAGCAGGTATAACGTACGCGCGCTGGTGTATTTTCGCTGACGCGAATGCCCACATAAATAACTTGTGCATAAACATTtactaattttttaaaaataaactcgcGCAAAATTGAGCGGCTGCGCGaggatttttaacaaaattgaaaCGAGCCGTAAAAATGGTTTAAAACTGTAAACACGCTCTTCCCAACTTATGTGCTCTGGTCATAAATAATTCCAGCCATAGTGGTGACGGCCGACGTGCCGCTCGGTAAACGTTGCACTTTACGACTTTGGAGTAAGGTCGAGTGGCGTGTCACGTTTGATATAACTCTGATTGATGTTTCGTACATAACTTCATTTCTAAACCGTTGGGTAATAACGCAAAACAACCGAAACGTATTTTAACACCAATGACGCGTTTATTACTAATGCTGTATTTTGTGCACCGcagtaaaactataaataaagttaattatcgCCGTACATAAAGTGATGTTGACTTGCAGATATTCGTGTTGAACCACATCGCGAACTCGCAGAACGACATGCTGCAGCACAGGGTGTCGGGGTACTACACGTCGAGCCAGTCGTCCCTGAACGAGTGCACGGCGAGGAGCCGCCTCCCGGCGCCGCTGAGCGAGCAGCAGGTGCAGTCGCTGCAGAAGCTGCGCAAGCAGTCGGACCTGCAGCTCATCCGCTGCGTGCAGGACAACGCGCGCTCGGCGTCAACTACTTCGTGCAGCCGCCGCTCAACAGGCTCACGCTCTGCTTCAAGTCTTTGGAAATAGAAAACACTACCGGGACAAGGCGCACAGAAGCGACGACTGCGAAGACTTCCCACCCACACTCACCACCTCTAGATTTAATACGGCTTTGGATATCTTAGTGTCGGCGATCATTTTTCTGGCAGTGAGttgctcaatatttattttgtatgatgaCTGGCGACGGACCGTTGGATGGTTTGTTTTCTTCACTTTCATAGAGGTAATTGCGATGATGTTATGCGTGTATAGGCACTATCTGAAGTGGAAGACGCGACTGGACCCCCTCCTCGTGGCGGATACAGTGAGACGCTCTGTCAGGATATTCAGAAAGCTAACCAACTGGTATCCTTGGCACTTGTCAGGTAGTCTGTTGATAAGCCTGCCGATCCTGGTGGTGCTCATCAATTTCTCGTGCCAGAACACGACCATGACTATTTTGAGAGGCGAGCAGTCTTTCTACGTTTATCTTCTGTGCATAAGCATCGTTCACTTTGCAACTTTACTCAAATGAACTGGCTCGTGAAAAATACTCTGGTGACGCTATATGCGGGCTTGTTTTCTGTTCTTCGCGGTGCTCGGCTGCCACGAGGCGAATACTCAACTGTTAGACGCTGATATTAATCTTAAAGTAAATGCGGtaacttttgctcacaattatacGGATTACGTCGACGTCGGGAATGATACGTTGGACGCGTCCGAATCGCAGGCCGGCGGAGACTTCGAAGGCATGCACCATAAGATGCACTTGACGGAACTTTATTTAGACGTGGCATTGCTATTGATGCTCGTTTGGTTTTTGAATCACGAATTTGAAATCAGTTACCGTTTAAGTTTCTATAGCAAAGTGGTCGCAAACCGTGATAAACA contains these protein-coding regions:
- the LOC115445816 gene encoding LOW QUALITY PROTEIN: adenylate cyclase type 9 (The sequence of the model RefSeq protein was modified relative to this genomic sequence to represent the inferred CDS: inserted 5 bases in 5 codons; deleted 1 base in 1 codon; substituted 1 base at 1 genomic stop codon), with product MSAPSGCVTCSDGSQQFDVKHDPDCSEGEDAQIRMAPHVQAYLARNNPTTNCCGLTIPIAFERAAPGTWWNPRFDSDILEGQYRSSSFRQIRLRFRFALLYILIFSISWFVYFVVLGLNGVTVKWPFLCSLFAGVLLITSVMLFVTFTNIYKVYTFRLXLVMALALCTLSLSLVTLTTQLGTSFATAADISQSGHFTMCIEILLIIYTLTPLPLFACVIIGLLYSIVFEVLNIVLHLSEQEWQCPGMFVRILLQLCVHIIGVHIYLMTFVRMRGTFMKVGQSLLVRRQLEMEKQLKEKMIHSVMPPKLATWLMEEQVLESDTSLKPHNPLNPRISNPGASDIKSLFRPFNMSCMDNVSILFADIVGFTRMSSNKGAEELVNILNDLFEKFDELCQNHGCEKISTLGDCYYCVSGCPEPRPDHATCCVEMGLGMIDAIQDFDRERGEGINMRVGVHTGTVLCGIVGTRRFKFDVWSNDVTFANKMESTGKPGRVHISEETSRFLGGSYILEEXEEVFGHKTYFIEGRQLYSPYEREPCFTPSNPVNLRLIISPAASPQSVLSFHHTPIIVTPKDDKLGTQKPESNNFLSPSSFNFRTKASSLPSILDSDTELDEKRDKAYTEGTDSSSKSPTSVGSYGKYTNKLKNWKVPRFLRKHSDTPLHEIKKQDLSEKSIQFLERGDDPAGLQSSNGYQQVPIVIESQDNKRPLQSNSKLHMPPGDHSASFDREIIDIRSYLSQSRCNMSPFARSSSYRSQYGRQNVIETPVSRARSSTLTTQAEALRPSAKDRTLKLPLLPSPQPVRPHDDVISLCPSVNSRKDSGIRSTSRRSSIQQQIFVLNHIANSQNDMLQHRVSGYYTSSQSSLNECTARSRLPAPLSEQQVQSLQKLRKQSDLQLIRCVQDNARXGVNYFVQPPLNRLTLCFKSLEIEXHYRDKAHRSDDCEDFPPTLTTSRFNTALDILVSAIIFLAVSCSIFILYDDWRRTVGWFVFFTFIEVIAMMLCVYRHYLKWKTRLDPLLVADTVRRSVRIFRKLTNWYPWHLSGSLLISLPILVVLINFSCQNTTMTILRGEQSFYVYLLCISIVXLCNFTQMNWLVKNTLVTLYAGLFLFFAVLGCHEANTQLLDADINLKVNAVTFAHNYTDYVDVGNDTLDASESQAGGDFEGMHHKMHLTELYLDVALLLMLVWFLNHEFEISYRLSFYSKVVANRDKQRVQNMRNQADWLLHNIIPRHVADQLXNTAKYSENHKDVGIIFASIVNFNEMYDESYLKGKEYLRVLNELIADFDELLERPQFQHVEKIKTIGSTFMAASGLNPDLRHASRGTYDHLYQLMDFALEMQKVVDNFNQDLLEFDFILRIGYNFGDVTAGVIGTTKLYYDIWGDAVNIASRMDSTGVIKRIQVGEACIPVLSSRYEFEHRGSVYVKGKDNMNVYLVVGKKDT